From one Neovison vison isolate M4711 chromosome 1, ASM_NN_V1, whole genome shotgun sequence genomic stretch:
- the PCDH12 gene encoding protocadherin-12, translated as MMRLLPLLLGLWGPGGYFFPPGHGQEVATLTVKYQVAEEVPSGTVIGKLSQELGWEEGRGQTKTAFQVLQLSQALPIQVDPEDGLLSTGSRLDREQLCRQQDPCLVSFDVLATGDLALIHVEIQVLDINDHEPQFPKGEQELEISESASLRTRIPLDRALDPDTGSNTLHSYTLSPSEHFALDVIVGPDETKHAELVVVKELDREIHSFFDLVLTAYDSGSPPKSGTSLVKVNVLDSNDNSPMFAESSLALEIQEDAAPGTLLINLTATDPDQGPNGEVEFFLSKHVPPEVLDTFSIDAKTGQVILRQHLDYEKNPAYEVDIQAKDLGPNPIPAHCKVLIKVLDVNDNAPSIHITWASEPSLVSEALPKDSFIALVMADDLDSGNNGLVHCWLSQELGHFRLKRTNGNTYMLLTNTTLDREQWPEYTLTLLAQDQGLQPLSAKKQLSIQISDANDNAPVFERSRYEVSTRENNLPSLHLITVKAHDADLGLNGQISYRIQDSPVSHLVAIDSDTGEVTAQRSLDYEQMTSFEFRVIAEDKGQPQLASSVSVWVSLLDVNDNTPEVIHPILSDGKASLSVLVNASTGHLLVPVETPNALGPAGADTLPLATPSSRPFLLVAIVARDADSGANGELLYSIRRGNEARLFVLSPHLGQLFINITNASSLIGSEWELEIVVEDRGSPSLQTQALLRVLFVTSVDHLRDRAREPGTLSTSVLTVICLVVLLAIFGLILALIMSICRTEKKDNRAYNCREAESTYRHQPKRPQKHIQKTDIHLVPVLRGQPDEPGEVGQPHKEAGQEGRMEAGWDPCLQAPFHLTPTLYRTLRNQGNQGAQAESREVLQDTVNLLFNHPRQRNASRENLNLPEPQSVMGQPRSRPPKVTGSPTGRLPGDPGSEEAPLSPPASSATLRRQPNLHGKVTPEKESGPRQILRSLVRLSVAAFAERNPVEELTMDSPPVQQISQLLSLLHQGQFQPKPNHRGNKYLAKPSGGRSTIPDPDGTGARAGGQAEPDQEEGCLDPEEDLSVKQLLEEELSSLLDPHTGLALDRLSAPDPAWMARLSLPLTTNYRDNVFSPDTPAVEEPRTFQTFGKAPGPELSLTGTRLASTFLSEMSSLLEMLLEQRSGVPMEAASEVLRRLSVCGRTLSLDLATSGASGMEEQGGPGGTKGAGGRTGSSSSSRGLWIQEPGALGDSREPRP; from the exons ATGATGCGACTTCTGCCACTTCTGCTGGGGCTTTGGGGGCCAGGTGGCTACTTTTTCCCTCCAGGGCATGGTCAGGAAGTGGCCACTCTCACTGTGAAATACCAAGTGGCAGAAGAGGTGCCATCTGGGACGGTGATAGGGAAGCTGTCCCAGGAactgggctgggaggaggggcgtGGGCAGACGAAGACTGCCTTCCAGGTCCTGCAGCTGTCTCAGGCACTCCCCATCCAGGTGGACCCTGAGGACGGCCTGCTTAGCACGGGGAGCCGGCTGGACCGAGAACAGCTCTGCCGGCAGCAGGACCCCTGCCTGGTTTCCTTTGACGTGCTTGCCACAGGGGACTTGGCTCTGATCCATGTGGAGATCCAGGTGCTGGACATCAATGACCACGAGCCACAGTTCCCCAAAGGTGAGCAGGAGCTGGAAATCTCTGAGAGTGCCTCTCTGCGCACCCGGATCCCCCTGGACAGAGCCCTGGACCCAGATACTGGCTCCAACACCTTGCACTCATACACACTGTCTCCCAGTGAGCACTTTGCCCTGGATGTCATCGTGGGGCCAGATGAAACCAAACATGCAGAACTCGTAGTGGTGAAAGAGCTAGACCGGGAAATCCACTCGTTTTTTGATCTGGTGCTAACTGCCTATGACAGCGGGAGCCCCCCAAAGTCAGGCACCAGCTTGGTCAAGGTCAATGTCCTGGACTCCAATGACAATAGTCCTATGTTCGCGGAGAGCTCCCTGGCACTAGAAATCCAAGAAGATGCTGCTCCTGGTACTCTCCTCATAAACTTGACTGCCACAGACCCTGACCAAGGTCCCAATGGGGAGGTGGAATTCTTCCTCAGTAAACATGTGCCTCCAGAGGTTTTGGACACCTTCAGTATCGATGCAAAGACGGGGCAGGTAATTCTGCGTCAACACCTAGACTATGAAAAGAATCCTGCCTATGAGGTGGACATCCAGGCAAAGGACCTAGGTCCCAATCCCATCCCAGCCCACTGCAAAGTCCTCATCAAGGTCCTGGACGTCAATGACAATGCCCCAAGCATCCACATCACGTGGGCATCTGAACCATCTCTGGTGTCAGAGGCTCTTCCAAAGGATAGTTTCATTGCTCTCGTCATGGCAGATGACTTGGACTCAGGAAATAATGGTTTGGTCCACTGTTGGCTGAGCCAAGAACTGGGCCATTTCAGGCTGAAAAGGACTAACGGCAATACATACATGCTATTAACCAACACCACACTGGACAGAGAGCAGTGGCCCGAATATACCCTCACTCTGCTGGCTCAAGACCAAGGACTCCAGCCATTATCAGCCAAGAAACAGCTCAGCATTCAGATCAGCGATGCCAATGACAACGCACCTGTGTTTGAGAGGAGCAGGTATGAGGTCTCTACTCGGGAGAACAACCTACCTTCTCTTCACCTCATTACTGTCAAGGCTCATGATGCAGACTTGGGCCTAAATGGACAAATCTCATACCGTATCCAGGACTCCCCAGTTTCTCACTTGGTAGCTATTGACTCAGACACAGGAGAGGTCACTGCCCAGAGGTCACTAGACTATGAACAGATGACCAGTTTTGAGTTCCGCGTGATCGCAGAGGACAAGGGCCAGCCCCAGCTTGCATCCAGCGTCTCTGTGTGGGTCAGCCTCTTGGATGTCAATGATAATACCCCAGAGGTGATCCACCCTATACTCAGTGATGGAAAAGCCAGCCTCTCAGTGCTCGTCAATGCCTCCACAGGCCACCTTCTGGTGCCTGTTGAAACTCCTAATGCCTTGGGACCAGCAGGGGCTGACACACTGCCACTGGCAACCCCCAGTTCCAGGCCATTCCTTTTGGTTGCCATTGTAGCAAGAGATGCAGACTCGGGGGCAAATGGAGAGCTCCTCTATAGCATTAGGCGTGGGAATGAAGCCCGTCTCTTTGTCCTCAGTCCCCACCTGGGCCAGCTGTTCATCAACATCACCAATGCCAGCAGCCTCATTGGGAGTGAGTGGGAGCTGGAGATAGTGGTGGAAGACCGTGGCAGCCCCTCCTTGCAGACCCAAGCCCTGTTGAGGGTCTTGTTTGTCACCAGCGTGGATCACCTGAGGGACCGGGCCCGGGAGCCTGGGACCCTGAGCACATCGGTGCTGACAGTGATTTGCCTGGTTGTGCTGTTGGCCATCTTTGGGTTGATCTTGGCTCTGATCATGTCCATCTGCAGGACAGAGAAGAAGGACAATAGGGCCTACAACTGTCGGGAGGCTGAATCTACCTACCGCCACCAGCCCAAGAGGCCCCAGAAACACATTCAGAAGACAGATATCCACCTTGTGCCTGTGCTCCGGGGCCAGCCAGACGAGCCTGGCGAAGTCGGGCAGCCCCACAAGGAAGCAGGTCAGGAAGGGAGGATGGAAGCGGGCTGGGACCCCTGCCTGCAGGCCCCCTTTCACCTCACACCAACGCTGTACAGAACCCTGCGTAACCAAGGCAACCAGGGAGCACAGGCTGAGAGCCGAGAGGTGCTGCAAGATACTGTCAACCTCCTTTTCAACCATCCCAGGCAGAGGAACGCCTCCCGGGAGAACCTGAACCTTCCTGAGCCCCAGTCTGTGATGGGACAGCCACGCTCAAGGCCCCCGAAGGTTACGGGCAGCCCCACAGGGAGGTTGCCAGGAGACCCAGGCAGCGAGGAGGCCCCACTGAGTCCACCGGCCTCCTCTGCAACGCTGAGGCGGCAGCCGAATCTCCACGGCAAAGTGACCCCTGAGAAAGAGTCAGGTCCCCGTCAGATCCTGCGGAGTCTGGTCCGGCTCTCTGTAGCTGCTTTTGCAGAGCGGAACCCCGTCGAGGAGCTCACGATGGATTCTCCTCCTGTTCAG CAAATCTCCCAGCTGCTGTCCTTGCTGCATCAGGGCCAATTCCAGCCCAAACCAAACCACCGGGGAAATAAGTACTTGGCCAAGCCCAGCGGCGGCAG GAGCACAATCCCAGACCCAGATGGCACAGGTGCCAGGGCTGGTGGCCAGGCAGAACCAGACCAGGAGGAAGGGTGCTTGGATCCTGAAGAGGACCTTTCTGTGAAACAGCTGCTAGAAGAAGAGCTATCAAGCCTGTTGGACCCACACACAG GCCTGGCCCTGGACCGCCTGAGCGCCCCCGACCCGGCCTGGATGGCGAGGCTCTCTTTGCCCCTCACCACGAACTACCGCGACAACGTGTTCTCACCGGACACTCCGGCGGTGGAGGAGCCGAGGACCTTCCAGACGTTCGGCAAGGCGCCGGGGCCGGAGCTGAGCCTGACGGGCACGCGGCTGGCCAGCACCTTCCTCTCGGAGATGAGCTCGCTGTTGGAAATGCTGCTGGAGCAGCGCTCCGGTGTGCCCATGGAGGCCGCCTCCGAGGTGCTGCGGCGGCTGTCTGTCTGCGGGAGGACCCTCAGTCTGGACCTGGCCACCAGCGGGGCCTCGGGCATGGAGGAACAGGGGGGTCCGGGGGGAACTAAGGGGGCCGGGGGCAGGactggcagcagcagcagcagcaggggccTGTGGATCCAGGAACCAGGGGCCCTGGGggacagcagggagcccaggcccTGA